The following proteins are co-located in the Pedobacter sp. FW305-3-2-15-E-R2A2 genome:
- a CDS encoding DUF3320 domain-containing protein, with translation MQESILPKLEASRKELLDLGMRNTLINYKVQKARGIHVVQEKSSSIFDIIVRQNKAMTFLSRPDKDDDDTEEMPALSEEELEDTYNDTRLQTEDTEQKLQTKMLNTYYFARTSIEEQGVNILYLSLGMLNWYEQGNTTEPHQAPLVLLPVTLERSSASERFRLRYTGGDIGANLSLQAKMMTDFNITIPDLGEMEDFDIKAYMEDIAARVKHHTAWSIDHDAIELGFFSFGKFMIYHDLDSSKWPEDGKPNDHAILGSLFGAGFTEPEPTANAEHNLDKETKSHELFHVVDADSSQVLAMLAVHEGRNLVIQGPPGTGKSQTITNLIANAVGHGKKVLFVAEKMAALEVVKRRLDSIHLGEVCLELHSHKANKRELHAELKRVLELGKPTLTHLENELVELDAYRGRLNGYCNSINQEIGKSGLSGQKVIGYLQLIADQYKNIKLANVPVTDIESWDMLRMSKAEKRTEEIEARLKEIGVPASLLFYGSKLKLLLTHEQEAYQALIDTALKSTKDLAHTAKEVSAALLMQEPVISTEIDGLIAAANVVAESPDLREIAVKDIAWTANYEDLRELLETGDRLAILKHSYDQVLLPEAWSQNVLQIRQNLLIHGRKWYKFLIGDYKRSVKELASFSLIPLPDDLATKIRYTDDILEASRLSTTLAEHEALAQKVFGSRWQKLKTRWKELYEILQFLSKVHSDISNMVYPATMLEVLSKNENSLRTSELAGKLSAASSRQQESFDALLGKLNFDSNLVAENRRLTALNFNTQLDLLQRWSDRFVELHHTVQWNNLVETTEQEGFAYLTTLAAEWGGAQTYLKVSLQKTWYEHLITRVMTDRPPLRGFERSGHEETIEKFKKLDVLNLVYNRARVALTHFESLPKPEGGGQMSVLRTEFNRKARHMPIRKLMQEAGLAIQAIKPVFMMSPMSIASFLPPGDIEFDLVIFDEASQVRPVEALGALLRGKQLVVVGDTKQLPPTSFFDKLNTETEDEDNVTADMQSILGMADSQGAPQRMLRWHYRSRHESLISLSNQEFYENKLVIFPSPGSKTQMGLAFHHLPDAVYDRGKTRSNPIEAETVAEAVIQHALRNPKQSLGVVAFSTSQMQAIQNALEIKRRKNPESEHFFRSHAEEPFFVKNLENVQGDERDVIFISIGYGRIEDGKVPMSFGPLNNEGGERRLNVLITRAKYRCEVFANITSDDIVTTTTTKFGIRALKSFLYFAQHGKFAVDQDVPILTERPFEQMVAGRLTAAGYTVRNKVGSEGFYLDLAVVDPEHPGRYLLGIDCDGESYGQSKSARDRDRLRKQVLQGIGWKMYQVWSTEWYRNPEREFQRLLDFLEKVKVQTSLDDQEEEETRIEPATLLREEPEEIDLSIPVYEQAKLSLGKNTEELHLLPFDKIGNWIAKVVEKESPVHFEEMARRIAEAAGLSKIGSRARYTLEAATTYAVSSGLINKKDDFLWHPEMETAIIRNRSGLSSTSRKLVYIAPEEMSQAVQKVVQESVAIQPEVAAPLIARLFGFSRVTEEIKNELLLVLEHNVAMGKIKKDGELLKEI, from the coding sequence ATGCAGGAATCCATCCTTCCCAAACTAGAAGCATCAAGAAAAGAGCTGCTGGATTTGGGTATGCGCAATACCCTAATTAATTACAAGGTACAAAAGGCGAGAGGCATCCATGTGGTGCAAGAAAAATCAAGCTCAATTTTTGATATTATCGTTCGTCAGAACAAAGCCATGACTTTTCTAAGCAGACCTGATAAAGACGACGATGATACTGAAGAGATGCCTGCACTTAGTGAAGAGGAGCTGGAAGATACCTACAATGATACGCGACTGCAAACGGAGGATACAGAGCAGAAACTTCAAACTAAGATGCTCAATACCTATTACTTTGCCCGTACGAGTATAGAGGAGCAAGGTGTTAATATTTTATACTTGTCGCTGGGCATGCTGAACTGGTATGAACAGGGCAATACGACCGAACCACATCAGGCGCCCCTGGTTTTGCTTCCCGTAACGCTGGAAAGGTCCAGTGCAAGCGAGCGTTTCCGGTTGAGGTATACAGGTGGAGACATTGGAGCCAATCTCTCTTTGCAAGCCAAAATGATGACAGATTTTAACATCACCATTCCGGATTTAGGGGAGATGGAAGATTTTGACATTAAGGCTTACATGGAGGATATTGCTGCAAGAGTAAAACACCATACGGCCTGGAGCATAGACCATGATGCAATTGAACTTGGTTTCTTCTCTTTTGGTAAATTTATGATCTACCATGATCTGGATAGCAGCAAATGGCCGGAAGATGGTAAACCCAATGATCATGCGATCCTTGGCTCTTTATTTGGTGCGGGGTTTACAGAACCTGAGCCAACGGCCAATGCCGAACACAATCTGGATAAGGAGACGAAATCCCATGAACTGTTTCATGTGGTTGATGCAGATAGTTCGCAGGTATTGGCGATGCTGGCTGTTCATGAAGGAAGGAACCTGGTGATTCAGGGCCCTCCGGGAACGGGGAAATCCCAGACGATTACCAACCTGATTGCCAACGCAGTTGGCCATGGTAAAAAAGTCTTGTTTGTTGCAGAGAAGATGGCGGCTCTGGAGGTCGTGAAACGCCGGCTCGATTCCATTCATCTGGGAGAAGTCTGTTTGGAACTACACAGTCATAAAGCCAATAAAAGAGAGTTACACGCGGAACTAAAACGCGTTCTGGAATTGGGGAAACCCACTTTAACACATTTAGAAAATGAGTTGGTGGAACTGGATGCTTATCGCGGCAGACTTAACGGTTATTGTAATTCGATCAATCAGGAGATTGGAAAGAGTGGATTATCAGGGCAAAAAGTCATTGGTTATCTGCAACTAATTGCAGATCAATATAAAAACATAAAACTGGCTAATGTGCCGGTTACTGATATTGAAAGCTGGGATATGCTCCGTATGAGCAAAGCGGAAAAGAGGACAGAAGAGATTGAGGCGAGGTTGAAAGAAATCGGAGTTCCGGCCAGTTTATTATTTTATGGCAGCAAGCTTAAGCTCTTGCTCACACATGAGCAGGAAGCTTATCAGGCTTTGATAGACACTGCACTTAAAAGCACAAAAGATTTAGCCCATACTGCAAAGGAAGTTTCTGCTGCATTGCTCATGCAAGAACCAGTCATTTCCACAGAGATTGATGGTTTGATCGCTGCAGCGAACGTGGTTGCCGAAAGCCCGGACTTAAGGGAGATCGCAGTAAAAGATATTGCCTGGACTGCCAACTATGAAGACTTGAGGGAGCTGCTGGAAACCGGAGATCGCCTTGCGATACTAAAACATTCTTACGACCAGGTGCTCTTACCGGAAGCCTGGAGTCAGAATGTTTTGCAAATCAGGCAAAACCTGCTGATACATGGAAGGAAATGGTATAAATTCCTTATTGGCGATTATAAGAGAAGTGTGAAGGAACTGGCTTCCTTTTCGTTGATACCGTTACCTGATGATCTGGCTACCAAAATCAGGTATACCGATGATATTCTGGAAGCCAGCAGGTTGAGTACTACTTTGGCTGAGCATGAGGCCTTGGCGCAGAAAGTGTTCGGGTCCAGATGGCAGAAGCTGAAAACCCGCTGGAAGGAACTCTACGAGATCCTTCAGTTTCTTTCTAAAGTACACAGTGATATTTCCAATATGGTGTATCCAGCTACGATGCTGGAGGTGCTGAGCAAAAATGAAAATTCCCTGCGTACATCTGAATTGGCCGGTAAATTAAGCGCGGCTTCATCCAGACAGCAGGAAAGTTTTGATGCGCTCCTGGGAAAACTGAATTTCGACAGTAACCTTGTTGCTGAAAATAGACGATTGACTGCCCTTAATTTCAATACTCAACTTGATTTGCTGCAACGCTGGTCTGATCGTTTTGTGGAACTCCATCACACTGTGCAGTGGAACAACCTGGTCGAGACAACTGAGCAGGAAGGCTTTGCTTACCTGACCACACTTGCCGCAGAATGGGGGGGAGCCCAGACTTATTTAAAAGTTTCCTTACAAAAAACATGGTATGAACACCTGATTACCAGGGTCATGACAGATAGACCGCCTTTACGCGGTTTTGAGCGATCGGGGCATGAAGAGACGATAGAGAAATTTAAAAAACTGGATGTACTGAACTTAGTTTACAATAGGGCGCGTGTGGCACTGACGCATTTTGAGTCCCTGCCCAAACCTGAAGGCGGCGGGCAAATGAGTGTGTTGCGGACAGAGTTTAACCGGAAGGCGAGGCATATGCCGATTCGTAAGCTGATGCAGGAAGCAGGTCTGGCCATTCAGGCCATTAAGCCGGTGTTCATGATGAGCCCGATGTCGATTGCCAGTTTTCTGCCTCCCGGAGATATTGAGTTTGATCTGGTGATTTTTGATGAGGCCAGTCAGGTGCGCCCGGTTGAGGCATTGGGTGCGCTATTGCGTGGAAAACAGCTCGTGGTAGTAGGGGATACCAAACAATTACCACCAACAAGTTTCTTTGATAAGCTAAATACAGAAACGGAAGACGAGGATAATGTAACTGCTGATATGCAGAGTATTCTTGGAATGGCGGATAGTCAGGGTGCCCCGCAACGCATGTTGCGCTGGCATTATAGAAGTCGCCATGAATCATTAATCAGCTTGTCCAATCAGGAGTTTTACGAAAATAAACTGGTGATTTTCCCTAGTCCGGGTTCAAAAACCCAGATGGGATTGGCTTTTCATCACCTGCCGGATGCCGTGTACGATCGTGGTAAAACGAGGAGCAACCCCATAGAAGCGGAAACTGTAGCAGAAGCCGTTATTCAGCATGCCTTGCGAAATCCAAAGCAAAGTCTTGGGGTAGTGGCTTTCAGTACTTCACAAATGCAGGCCATACAAAATGCGCTGGAGATAAAGCGCAGAAAGAATCCTGAATCGGAGCATTTTTTCAGGAGTCATGCGGAGGAGCCTTTCTTTGTGAAGAACCTGGAGAATGTACAAGGAGATGAACGGGATGTGATCTTTATCAGTATTGGTTACGGCAGAATTGAAGATGGAAAGGTGCCGATGAGTTTCGGTCCGCTGAATAATGAAGGTGGGGAGAGGAGATTGAATGTATTGATCACAAGAGCAAAATACCGCTGTGAGGTGTTCGCAAACATTACTTCCGACGATATCGTTACCACTACAACCACCAAATTTGGCATCAGGGCTTTAAAGAGCTTCCTGTATTTTGCGCAGCATGGTAAGTTTGCCGTAGATCAGGATGTACCGATCCTTACTGAACGGCCATTCGAACAAATGGTCGCAGGCCGGTTAACAGCTGCAGGTTATACGGTTCGGAATAAAGTAGGATCTGAAGGGTTTTATCTAGACCTGGCAGTAGTTGATCCGGAGCATCCCGGAAGATATTTACTGGGAATTGATTGTGATGGTGAGTCCTATGGCCAATCTAAATCAGCCCGCGACCGTGACCGCTTGCGTAAGCAGGTGTTACAGGGAATCGGTTGGAAGATGTACCAGGTCTGGAGTACAGAATGGTATCGCAATCCTGAACGGGAATTTCAGCGTTTGCTGGATTTTTTAGAAAAAGTAAAAGTGCAAACATCGCTTGATGATCAGGAGGAAGAGGAGACCCGCATTGAACCGGCCACATTGTTAAGAGAAGAGCCGGAAGAAATTGACCTCAGTATTCCAGTCTATGAGCAGGCAAAGTTGTCACTGGGTAAGAACACTGAAGAGTTGCACTTGTTGCCTTTTGATAAAATAGGCAATTGGATTGCAAAAGTGGTAGAAAAGGAAAGCCCGGTACATTTTGAGGAGATGGCCAGAAGAATTGCCGAGGCTGCAGGCCTTTCAAAGATCGGCTCCAGGGCACGCTATACCTTAGAAGCAGCGACTACTTATGCGGTAAGTTCCGGTTTGATCAATAAGAAGGACGACTTTCTCTGGCATCCCGAAATGGAAACTGCCATCATCCGCAACAGATCGGGCTTAAGCAGTACTTCCAGAAAGCTGGTTTACATTGCTCCGGAAGAAATGAGCCAGGCAGTGCAGAAGGTGGTGCAGGAGTCTGTGGCCATTCAGCCGGAAGTGGCCGCTCCTTTAATTGCGAGGTTATTTGGTTTCAGCAGAGTTACCGAAGAGATTAAAAACGAATTGTTATTGGTATTAGAGCATAATGTAGCTATGGGTAAAATAAAGAAAGACGGGGAATTGCTTAAGGAGATTTAA
- a CDS encoding DUF6266 family protein encodes MAILSKSAFGCPNGKIGNMVYYMLKGQPVCRLIGEQGEPSIKQLANYQAMKVTMVLIKQMKEFITNSFELEARGTVKNAHNLAVSYNKKQALQGEYPNISVDYSKVVLSYGQLPGARDFSISKTETGLILNWNPESYANGHDGDDILMIQLYYPLIKKGRSLLNASRRDSGQVFIPIEESMIQQPIEVYACFKSADGKQISNSIYLGNINGTLKSAEELAAQERYITLKTRFDQVATKYLAQKTEIEFARKDEDKAFRNLKVEYLSLKEQLAHLPGGPG; translated from the coding sequence ATGGCAATCTTATCAAAAAGCGCTTTTGGTTGTCCCAATGGGAAAATCGGAAACATGGTTTACTACATGCTCAAAGGACAGCCAGTCTGCAGGCTGATCGGTGAACAAGGCGAGCCCAGCATTAAACAACTGGCCAATTATCAGGCCATGAAGGTCACAATGGTTCTTATAAAACAGATGAAGGAGTTCATTACCAACAGTTTTGAACTGGAAGCGAGGGGAACCGTAAAAAATGCACACAACCTTGCGGTCTCTTACAATAAAAAACAGGCATTGCAGGGAGAATATCCCAATATCAGCGTAGATTACAGCAAAGTGGTACTCAGTTATGGGCAACTTCCCGGAGCAAGGGACTTCAGCATCAGTAAAACGGAAACAGGATTGATCCTAAACTGGAATCCGGAAAGCTATGCAAACGGGCATGACGGTGATGACATCCTCATGATTCAGCTCTATTATCCTTTGATAAAAAAAGGAAGATCCTTACTGAATGCATCAAGAAGGGATTCCGGTCAGGTATTTATCCCCATAGAGGAATCAATGATTCAACAGCCGATAGAGGTCTATGCCTGCTTCAAATCGGCCGATGGAAAGCAGATTTCAAACAGCATCTATCTGGGAAACATAAATGGAACCCTAAAAAGTGCCGAAGAACTAGCTGCCCAGGAAAGATACATCACCTTAAAAACCAGGTTTGATCAGGTCGCTACCAAATATTTAGCACAGAAAACAGAAATAGAATTTGCGCGGAAGGACGAAGACAAAGCTTTTCGGAATCTGAAAGTAGAATACCTGTCTCTGAAGGAGCAATTAGCACACCTTCCGGGAGGTCCTGGTTAA
- a CDS encoding DUF1349 domain-containing protein, protein MKKIILSVVMFAIAQAGFAQRLEKMQWFNEPEKWEIKDNALNMFVTPQSDYWRISHYGFTVDDAPFYYSTYGGEFEVKVKITGNYKNRFDQMGLMLRTDHENYIKAGIEFVDGKYNLSTVVTHKTSDWSVITLDKAPAFIWIKAVRRLDAVEIFYSYDDKTYTMMRNAYLQDNTPVMVGFMAASPDGVGFNAKFEGFAVKQLADQRRLEWLKKNANQ, encoded by the coding sequence ATGAAAAAGATTATTTTAAGTGTGGTGATGTTCGCGATAGCGCAGGCAGGTTTTGCTCAGCGCCTGGAAAAGATGCAGTGGTTTAATGAACCCGAAAAGTGGGAAATTAAAGACAATGCCTTAAACATGTTTGTCACCCCTCAGAGCGATTACTGGAGGATTTCACACTATGGCTTTACTGTGGATGATGCGCCATTCTATTACAGTACCTATGGAGGCGAATTTGAAGTAAAGGTTAAGATCACCGGAAATTATAAAAACCGTTTCGATCAAATGGGATTAATGTTACGTACAGATCATGAGAATTATATCAAGGCAGGAATCGAATTTGTAGATGGAAAATACAATCTAAGTACTGTGGTTACACATAAGACGAGCGATTGGAGTGTAATCACACTGGACAAAGCACCTGCATTTATATGGATAAAAGCGGTAAGAAGGCTAGATGCAGTTGAAATATTTTATTCTTATGATGACAAAACCTATACCATGATGCGGAACGCATACTTACAAGATAACACACCAGTGATGGTTGGCTTTATGGCGGCTAGCCCTGATGGAGTTGGCTTTAATGCCAAATTTGAAGGTTTTGCGGTAAAGCAGTTGGCCGATCAGAGAAGGCTGGAGTGGTTGAAGAAAAATGCAAATCAATAA
- a CDS encoding sigma-70 family RNA polymerase sigma factor produces the protein MLNYIHHIKEGDHVSFEIVFTLCHKKVYAYFLKKTASEDIAQELTQLAFIKLWNFKHTLSEEHELDLQLFRIAKTTLLDYFKKLSNDERNLKLYYHNLSEEAVDQNQKFETNQQLEVALSVLPPTRKKVFILSRLQGYSYKEISEQLSISPRTVEKHISLAVKQLDGYAYLPLFLLLAEYLR, from the coding sequence ATGTTGAACTATATCCATCATATAAAAGAAGGGGATCATGTATCTTTTGAAATAGTTTTTACACTATGTCATAAAAAGGTGTATGCCTACTTTTTAAAGAAGACAGCCTCCGAAGATATCGCTCAGGAGTTAACTCAGCTGGCTTTTATCAAATTATGGAATTTTAAGCATACCCTTTCTGAAGAACATGAGCTCGACTTACAATTGTTCCGGATTGCAAAAACAACCTTACTCGATTATTTTAAAAAGCTGAGTAATGACGAGCGGAACCTTAAACTTTATTACCACAATCTTTCTGAAGAAGCGGTTGACCAGAATCAAAAATTTGAAACCAATCAGCAATTAGAAGTCGCATTAAGTGTCCTTCCTCCAACACGAAAAAAAGTCTTTATTTTAAGTCGCCTGCAGGGTTACTCTTATAAAGAGATTTCCGAACAGCTTTCTATTTCGCCGAGAACGGTAGAAAAACACATCTCACTTGCTGTAAAACAGCTTGACGGATATGCTTATCTGCCATTGTTCCTCCTCCTTGCGGAATACCTGCGTTAA
- a CDS encoding FecR family protein codes for MNVSDELLDRYFKGTCSPEERLQVSEYLSKIDDLPDHLLTKADWDETIDAGIDHAKTEEMFKAIKKQTLAKVYRLKWIKISSAAAVVLAVLLVALFNWKHTPPAPNLTENKISNLNDANAISWKSITNYTDNNQSFTLPDSSTVNIFPGAELRYAVPFVKNKREVYLNGKSFFQVAKDSEHPFVVYAKGISTTALGTSFTITALGKSRFIKVQLHTGKVLVKNIDSVHRIASFNEVLLPGKELVYNSQINKVKVSDSRILARKENLIRELNFTQAPLVDVFHKLEKHYHVKINYDRADIAEMSFTGSLKLTQSIASILEEIAELNKLSQTKTTEGYLIRK; via the coding sequence ATGAATGTATCTGATGAGTTATTAGATCGATATTTTAAAGGAACTTGTAGCCCCGAGGAAAGGCTTCAGGTGTCTGAGTATTTAAGTAAAATTGACGACTTGCCAGATCATTTGTTAACCAAAGCCGATTGGGACGAAACCATTGATGCCGGAATAGATCATGCAAAAACTGAGGAGATGTTTAAAGCGATAAAAAAACAAACCTTAGCTAAGGTGTATCGTTTAAAATGGATTAAAATCAGCTCAGCGGCGGCAGTTGTCCTTGCCGTACTTTTAGTGGCCCTCTTTAACTGGAAGCATACTCCGCCAGCGCCCAATCTGACCGAAAACAAAATTTCAAATCTTAATGATGCAAATGCCATCAGCTGGAAATCAATCACAAATTATACAGACAACAACCAGTCATTTACCCTGCCGGATAGTTCGACCGTCAACATCTTTCCGGGCGCTGAGTTAAGGTACGCTGTTCCCTTCGTAAAAAATAAGCGGGAAGTGTATTTAAATGGAAAGAGTTTCTTTCAGGTGGCTAAAGACAGCGAACATCCTTTTGTAGTCTATGCCAAAGGAATTTCTACCACTGCTTTGGGAACCTCCTTTACCATTACTGCCTTAGGCAAAAGCAGATTTATTAAAGTGCAGTTGCATACCGGTAAGGTCCTCGTGAAAAATATAGATTCCGTTCATCGCATCGCCTCGTTTAATGAAGTTCTCCTTCCGGGAAAAGAGCTGGTATACAATAGCCAGATCAATAAAGTGAAGGTTTCGGATTCCAGAATTTTAGCCAGAAAGGAAAACCTGATCAGGGAGCTAAACTTTACACAGGCACCTTTGGTGGATGTTTTTCATAAACTGGAAAAACATTACCATGTTAAAATCAATTACGATCGTGCAGATATCGCCGAAATGTCGTTTACAGGTAGCTTAAAACTAACCCAATCCATAGCTTCTATTTTAGAAGAAATTGCCGAATTAAACAAACTTAGCCAAACTAAAACAACCGAAGGTTACCTGATTAGAAAGTAA
- a CDS encoding TonB-dependent receptor codes for MLRKFTTHLFFCLLMLSVSAKSWAQTSEITGIVKDETGLPLLGASILLLNTKTNEKKGIMVNSEGKFQIKGLSANVPYSISASFIGYVTKTIDNYVLKAGEQATLLIQLNPTSTSLTDVVIVGYGSQKKKDVTTSIASIKAADLENQPISNAAEAMVGKMAGVQVSQGSGTPGGALAIKVRGVGTITAGSNPLYVIDGVPISNDNINTLNTNDIASIEVLKDASSAAIYGSRGSNGVVLITTKQGKNGISTINVNSYTGWQSLAHKIEMMDAYQYAQMVLESRNNSYTDAMESINRKKVAQGLPVVNFSVNDNNGLRLFNTANNTNTVMPLEVLPYLQGQQGLTNTDWQDQVFRTAPIQNHSISAAGGSELLKYYGSLEYFDQDGIVLNSGFKRYSGRLNLEGKKGVVRYGVNFSPSVINEKKVNANGAYNANGGGIVASALHYSPIFPVYNTDGSYSFAQNSWSPGTITTLPNNTTASGNGETQAWNPVALAMLQKDDVAATRMTGSAFLEAEVLKDLKYKVQLGIDLFNSSEDIFRPSTLPQSNTAGNPLSDATGSSRTIKETNWLLEQTLNYTKTIGDHNLNALIGWSTQKDDLSGNYAFASKGFISDQVEFIKAGIVTNGTATRTQWALASGIARLQYSYKGKYLFTGSVRADGSSKFGKNNKWGYFPSASVGWRLSEEEFLKKSESISDLKLRASYGLTGNFNIPNYAAQGSMNNYGYVFGGTTPGVINGAAPIAQPNDNLQWEKTAQLNLGFDAAFFKNQLTLSVDVYNSNTNNLLLDVPVPISTGFSTELKNIGKVNNKGIDINLGTQQQFGAVKWTASGNFSKNINKVVELGPGNADIIKTGSVANAYFITRVGEPIGSYYLPVVLGVFKNQAEVDAYPHYTDTQGNYDLNTSKPGDFKFKDVDGDGIIDLTKDREIVGNYLPKFTYGFATSAEYKGIDLNVSMQGVHGNKILNLSRRYFANKEGNMNNMLSSLDRWVSESNPGSGQDVRANRAAKGSNGTTSTWHVENGSYLRIRNIALGYTLPANFVKRASLTKVRLYVSMQNPFTFTKYTGYNPEVTNRADATTNGEDYGVYPTAKTTSIGINITL; via the coding sequence ATGCTTAGAAAATTTACTACACATTTGTTCTTTTGCCTGCTGATGTTATCAGTATCGGCAAAGTCCTGGGCCCAAACATCGGAGATCACAGGGATTGTAAAAGATGAAACCGGGCTCCCTTTGCTGGGTGCCTCCATACTTTTACTCAATACTAAAACCAATGAAAAGAAGGGGATCATGGTCAACTCCGAGGGCAAGTTCCAGATCAAGGGGCTTTCTGCAAATGTACCTTACAGCATCAGTGCCTCATTTATTGGTTATGTCACCAAAACAATAGATAATTATGTACTCAAGGCGGGCGAACAGGCCACTTTGCTGATCCAGTTGAATCCCACTTCTACCTCCTTGACAGACGTGGTGATTGTAGGTTATGGAAGTCAGAAGAAGAAGGATGTAACGACTTCTATTGCGAGCATTAAAGCCGCTGATCTCGAAAACCAGCCCATTAGCAATGCCGCAGAGGCAATGGTTGGGAAAATGGCCGGGGTACAGGTGTCCCAGGGGTCGGGAACTCCCGGAGGGGCACTGGCAATTAAAGTTCGTGGGGTCGGTACGATCACTGCAGGTTCAAATCCCCTGTATGTAATTGATGGAGTACCCATCTCCAATGATAACATCAATACCTTAAATACAAACGATATCGCCTCTATTGAGGTGTTAAAAGATGCCTCATCTGCCGCAATCTACGGTTCCAGAGGATCTAACGGAGTGGTCTTGATTACTACGAAACAAGGTAAGAACGGGATTTCAACCATCAATGTAAACAGTTATACCGGCTGGCAGTCGTTGGCACACAAAATTGAGATGATGGATGCTTACCAGTATGCGCAAATGGTGTTAGAATCCAGAAATAACTCGTATACAGATGCAATGGAGTCGATCAATAGAAAGAAAGTTGCCCAGGGATTGCCTGTGGTTAATTTTAGTGTGAACGATAACAATGGCCTCCGTCTGTTTAATACCGCCAACAACACCAATACGGTAATGCCATTGGAGGTTTTGCCCTATTTACAAGGTCAGCAGGGTTTAACGAATACCGACTGGCAGGATCAGGTTTTTAGAACTGCACCGATACAAAACCATTCCATCTCTGCTGCAGGCGGAAGTGAGCTCTTAAAATATTATGGTTCACTGGAGTATTTTGATCAGGATGGGATCGTTTTAAATAGCGGTTTCAAGCGTTATAGTGGCAGGTTAAACCTGGAAGGAAAAAAAGGTGTGGTCAGATATGGCGTTAATTTCAGCCCCTCTGTTATCAATGAGAAAAAAGTGAACGCTAACGGTGCTTACAATGCTAACGGTGGTGGTATTGTGGCTTCGGCCCTGCATTACTCGCCAATTTTCCCGGTATACAATACTGATGGAAGTTATAGTTTTGCCCAAAACTCCTGGAGCCCTGGCACGATTACCACCTTGCCAAACAATACTACTGCAAGCGGTAACGGAGAAACACAGGCCTGGAACCCGGTGGCATTGGCGATGCTTCAAAAGGATGATGTCGCTGCAACCAGAATGACGGGTAGTGCCTTCCTCGAAGCAGAAGTATTAAAGGATTTAAAATATAAAGTTCAGCTTGGTATTGACCTGTTTAATAGTTCTGAAGATATTTTCAGGCCATCAACCCTTCCGCAATCCAATACCGCCGGAAATCCATTGTCGGATGCAACAGGTTCTTCGCGCACGATAAAAGAAACCAACTGGTTGTTGGAGCAAACCTTAAACTATACGAAAACTATAGGAGACCATAACCTGAATGCGTTGATCGGCTGGTCTACGCAAAAAGACGATTTAAGCGGGAATTATGCTTTTGCTTCCAAAGGCTTTATCAGTGATCAGGTAGAATTTATAAAAGCAGGTATCGTAACGAATGGAACCGCGACCAGAACACAGTGGGCCTTAGCTTCAGGTATTGCAAGGTTGCAGTATAGCTATAAAGGAAAGTATTTATTTACTGGTTCGGTAAGGGCGGATGGTTCCTCAAAATTTGGAAAGAACAACAAATGGGGGTATTTCCCTTCTGCATCCGTTGGCTGGAGGTTATCTGAAGAAGAATTTCTTAAAAAATCAGAGTCGATATCTGATCTGAAACTAAGGGCCAGTTATGGTTTAACAGGTAACTTTAACATCCCAAATTACGCGGCTCAGGGTTCTATGAATAATTATGGTTATGTATTTGGTGGTACTACACCTGGCGTGATTAACGGAGCCGCTCCAATTGCACAACCCAATGATAACCTGCAATGGGAAAAAACAGCACAGTTAAACCTGGGTTTTGATGCCGCTTTCTTCAAAAATCAGCTGACTTTATCTGTTGATGTTTACAATAGCAATACCAACAACCTTTTATTGGATGTTCCGGTTCCTATCTCTACAGGTTTTTCAACTGAATTGAAAAATATTGGCAAGGTAAACAATAAAGGGATCGATATTAATTTGGGTACACAGCAGCAATTTGGTGCAGTGAAATGGACCGCAAGTGGAAACTTCTCTAAAAATATAAACAAGGTAGTGGAGTTGGGACCGGGTAATGCCGATATCATCAAAACAGGTTCTGTAGCTAACGCTTATTTTATCACAAGAGTAGGAGAGCCTATCGGATCTTATTATTTGCCGGTAGTTTTAGGGGTATTTAAAAATCAGGCGGAAGTTGATGCCTATCCTCATTATACAGATACTCAAGGCAACTATGACCTGAATACTTCTAAACCAGGTGATTTTAAGTTTAAAGATGTGGATGGCGATGGCATCATTGATTTGACGAAAGACCGTGAAATCGTAGGAAATTACTTACCTAAATTTACGTATGGCTTTGCGACTTCTGCCGAGTACAAAGGCATCGATTTAAATGTCTCTATGCAGGGCGTTCATGGAAATAAAATCCTGAATCTTTCCCGCAGGTATTTTGCAAATAAAGAAGGGAATATGAACAATATGCTGAGCTCGCTGGACCGTTGGGTTTCAGAAAGCAATCCAGGCAGTGGCCAGGATGTAAGGGCAAACCGTGCTGCCAAAGGAAGTAACGGTACCACATCTACCTGGCATGTTGAAAACGGATCATATTTACGCATCCGTAATATCGCGCTGGGTTATACACTGCCTGCAAACTTTGTGAAGCGCGCATCCTTAACTAAAGTGAGGTTATATGTGTCGATGCAGAACCCTTTTACTTTTACCAAATACACGGGATATAATCCGGAAGTGACCAACAGGGCTGATGCCACTACAAATGGAGAAGATTATGGCGTATATCCAACTGCTAAAACAACATCAATAGGCATTAATATCACTTTATAA